One part of the Phragmites australis chromosome 3, lpPhrAust1.1, whole genome shotgun sequence genome encodes these proteins:
- the LOC133912919 gene encoding organic cation/carnitine transporter 7-like, whose product METYTTDDALTVMGFGKFQALVLAYAGMGWVAEAMEVMLLSFLGPLVREEWSLSARDESLLSSVVFAGMLTGACAWGFVSDRYGRRTVLLFSTLLTSGLGFLSALSPNYLCLLALRLFVGIGVGGGHVFASWFLEFVPAGNRGTWMVSFSFFWTVGTILEASLAWVALSALSWRWLLALTALPCFLLLPFFGITPESPRYLCARNRISDATLVLERVSNANQVALPLGVLAYHRETKADHITRISEDEHLIPVREKERTVVNAISSKSGGIAALHQLLSHNLLRSTLLLWFVYYASSFAYYGIVLLTSQLSDANRSCNSGLIFEVHQKEDNLYKDTFITSFAEIPGLILSAVLVDWFGRKVSMWCMLFACCAFLGPLVLRQNELLTTTLLFCARACGTGSTTVLCLYAPEVYPTSVRSTGVGIATAIGKIGGVVCPLVAVGMLRSCHQMEAVLVFELVLCLAGVACILFPVETKGREIG is encoded by the exons ATGGAAACATACACTACGGATGATGCGCTTACAGTCATGGGGTTTGGGAAATTCCAAGCACTTGTTCTTGCATATGCAGGAATGGGTTGGGTTGCAGAAGCCATGGAGGTCATGCTATTGTCATTTCTCGGACCCTTAGTGCGAGAAGAGTGGAGCCTCTCTGCCCGGGATGAGAGCCTGCTCTCAAGTGTTGTGTTTGCTGGCATGTTAACAGGAGCCTGTGCCTGGGGCTTTGTTTCAGATAGATATGGAAGAAG GACCGTTTTATTGTTCTCAACTCTGCTTACTAGTGGACTGGGTTTTCTAAGTGCTTTATCTCCTAACTATTTATGCTTGCTGGCTCTCCGGTTATTCGTCGGCATAGGAGTAGGTGGTGGGCATGTATTTGCATCTTGGTTTTTGGAGTTTGTTCCAGCAGGAAATCGTGGCACTTGGATGgttagtttttcctttttttggacTGTTGGCACGATCTTGGAGGCTTCACTGGCATGG GTTGCACTATCAGCATTGAGTTGGAGGTGGTTGCTAGCACTGACTGCGCTTCCATGCTTCCTCTTGCTTCCTTTCTTCGGAATTACACCCGAGTCACCACGCTATCTTTGCGCTCGAAATAGAATATCTGATGCAACGCTTGTCCTGGAGAGAGTGTCCAATGCTAACCAAGTAGCTCTTCCTCTGGGAGTTCTCGCATACCATCGAGAAACGAAAGCCGACCACATTACTCGTATTTCTGAGGATGAACACCTTATTCCAGTCAGAGAGAAGGAACGTACAGTTGTGAATGCCATCAGCTCCAAATCTGGTGGTATTGCTGCATTGCACCAGCTATTATCTCATAACTTGCTCAGATCGACtcttcttctttggtttgtttacTATGCAAGTTCCTTTGCTTACTATGGGATAGTATTACTGACATCACAACTAAGTGATGCAAATAGAAGCTGTAATTCTGGTCTCATATTTGAAGTGCACCAAAAAGAAGACAATCTTTACAAAGATACTTTTATCACTAGTTTTGCAG AGATTCCGGGCTTGATTTTGTCTGCTGTGCTTGTTGATTGGTTTGGCAGAAAAGTGTCAATGTGGTGCATGCTGTTCGCATGCTGTGCTTTCCTTGGACCACTTGTACTTCGTCAGAATGAGTTGTTGACGACTACTCTTCTATTCTGTGCTCGCGCGTGTGGCACGGGTAGCACCACGGTTTTATGTTTATATGCTCCAGAG GTGTATCCAACATCTGTGCGCTCAACCGGTGTCGGAATTGCAACCGCCATTGGTAAAATCGGTGGGGTTGTTTGCCCTCTTGTCGCGGTCGGCATGCTGCGGAGCTGCCACCAGATGGAAGCCGTCCTGGTGTTTGAGCTGGTGTTATGCCTCGCTGGAGTCGCATGCATTCTCTTTCCTGTGGAGACCAAGGGCCGCGAAATCGGCTGA